A part of Drosophila bipectinata strain 14024-0381.07 chromosome 3L, DbipHiC1v2, whole genome shotgun sequence genomic DNA contains:
- the LOC108124933 gene encoding uncharacterized protein isoform X1, with protein sequence MNFVRFFNSFCKNTRGRRMAKTQTTEEPPLPAPPAEPILIPRPHMLNFGSNNSQHLSRSRFMVLVYCLVSILLIVALLQWEFVSHSKDLSVFFLDNSLVCIVCMLVSIPLLAIFLLVRRVRYLPILGWLLVLVIVELLVVGICTLAANCNGFEFLALFGLTAVLMVVSLLIGSCIPCDLTKHVAELFIVCLLLFHLALYFLMVHLLIIPDILVFLAFCFLVVLIVCLFICYHAQLIRGWGYANFPTTEGLFAVIVLFCYFCKILMIFCFWDRNRRVKDLMEPEYAKDLCDDECNQEKDMPLFNKTFNRFDYDNDVIRQ encoded by the exons aTGAATTTTGTACGCTTTTTTAACTCATTTTGTAAAAACACACGTGGCCGCAGGATGGCAAAAACACAAACTACCGAGGAACCGCCGCTGCCGGCTCCACCGGCAGAACCCATCCTCATTCCACGCCCCCATATGCTGAACTTCGGTTCGAATAATTCCCAGCATCTTTCAAGGTCCAGGTTTATGGTTCTGGTGTACTGCCTGGTGTCTATCCTGCTGATAGTGGCTCTGCTCCAGTGGGAGTTTGTTTCTCATTC CAAGGACCTGTCTGTGTTCTTCCTGGACAACTCTCTGGTGTGTATCGTTTGCATGTTGGTCTCGATTCCCCTCCTGGCTATTTTCCTGTTGGTGCGTAGGGTGCGGTACCTGCCGATCCTGGGGTGGCTCCTTGTGCTCGTCATT GTAGAACTTCTGGTGGTTGGTATCTGTACCCTGGCAGCCAACTGCAACGGCTTTGAGTTCCTGGCCCTGTTCGGGCTAACTGCCGTCCTGATGGTTGTCAGTCTACTGATAGGCAGCTGCATACCCTGTGACCTAACCAAGCACGTGGCGGAGCTCTTCATCGTCTGTCTCCTGCTGTTCCACCTGGCGCTGTACTTTCTCATGGTTCACCTGCTGATAATCCCTGACATTCTGGTGTTCCTGGCCTTCTGTTTCCTGGTGGTCTTGATTGTTTGTCTG TTCATCTGTTACCATGCCCAGTTGATCCGGGGCTGGGGGTACGCAAACTTTCCCACCACCGAGGGCCTCTTCGCGGTCATCGTACTCTTTTGTTACTTCTGCAAGATTCTCATGATTTTCTGCTTCTGGGACAGGAATAGGAGAGTAAAGGACCTTATGGAACCCGAGTATGCCAAGGATCTCTGCGATGACGAGTGCAATCAGGAAAAAGACATGCCCCTGTTTAATAAAACCTTCAATAGATTTGATTATGACAATGACGTGATCcgtcaataa
- the LOC108124933 gene encoding uncharacterized protein isoform X2, whose translation MVVSLLIGSCIPCDLTKHVAELFIVCLLLFHLALYFLMVHLLIIPDILVFLAFCFLVVLIVCLFICYHAQLIRGWGYANFPTTEGLFAVIVLFCYFCKILMIFCFWDRNRRVKDLMEPEYAKDLCDDECNQEKDMPLFNKTFNRFDYDNDVIRQ comes from the exons ATGGTTGTCAGTCTACTGATAGGCAGCTGCATACCCTGTGACCTAACCAAGCACGTGGCGGAGCTCTTCATCGTCTGTCTCCTGCTGTTCCACCTGGCGCTGTACTTTCTCATGGTTCACCTGCTGATAATCCCTGACATTCTGGTGTTCCTGGCCTTCTGTTTCCTGGTGGTCTTGATTGTTTGTCTG TTCATCTGTTACCATGCCCAGTTGATCCGGGGCTGGGGGTACGCAAACTTTCCCACCACCGAGGGCCTCTTCGCGGTCATCGTACTCTTTTGTTACTTCTGCAAGATTCTCATGATTTTCTGCTTCTGGGACAGGAATAGGAGAGTAAAGGACCTTATGGAACCCGAGTATGCCAAGGATCTCTGCGATGACGAGTGCAATCAGGAAAAAGACATGCCCCTGTTTAATAAAACCTTCAATAGATTTGATTATGACAATGACGTGATCcgtcaataa